A DNA window from Myxococcales bacterium contains the following coding sequences:
- a CDS encoding 2-oxo acid dehydrogenase subunit E2 — MAKILEMPKLSPTMEEGVLSAWHKKTGDAVAIDDLLAEVETDKATMEFRAFDAGTLLALLVDAGAQVRLGQPVAIVGIAGEDIAGLLATLGAAPRGAAPAAAPLPAPAAPAPAPAPAPVPVASAPAAPATSGGFRPGGSALDRTSQEPEHGDDGETGRVLASPYVRKLARDRGLALDQVRASGKHGRVLPEDLEAAATTALAAAPLALAGPASPASSALAPPEVRPLSPMRRTIARRLVESKSTVPHFYLTIDVDAAPLSALRESVNARLAEAAAGKEGAATKLSVNDLLIKAVALALARVPECNAQFSDEGLLVHSRVDISVAVAVPDGLVTPVVRDADKKSVAAIAAEVRELARRARARKLRPEEMSNGTFSISNLGMFGIDTFSAVINPPEGAILAVGRVRDEPVVVDGAVVPGKRLGMTLSCDHRVIDGAVGAAFLAELRALLEAPMLVLAG, encoded by the coding sequence ATGGCGAAGATCCTGGAGATGCCGAAGCTTTCGCCCACGATGGAAGAGGGCGTGCTCTCGGCCTGGCACAAGAAGACGGGCGACGCGGTCGCGATCGACGACCTCCTCGCCGAGGTCGAGACCGACAAGGCGACGATGGAGTTCCGCGCCTTCGACGCCGGGACGCTGCTCGCCCTGCTGGTCGACGCGGGCGCCCAGGTGCGGCTCGGTCAGCCCGTGGCGATCGTCGGCATCGCTGGCGAGGACATCGCGGGCCTCCTCGCGACCCTCGGCGCGGCGCCCCGCGGAGCTGCGCCGGCCGCCGCGCCGCTGCCCGCGCCCGCGGCTCCCGCGCCCGCGCCTGCGCCGGCCCCCGTGCCGGTCGCGTCGGCGCCAGCCGCTCCGGCGACGAGCGGAGGCTTCAGGCCGGGCGGCTCGGCGCTCGATCGCACGTCCCAGGAGCCCGAACACGGGGACGACGGCGAGACCGGCCGCGTGCTGGCTTCGCCGTATGTGAGGAAGCTCGCGCGTGACCGCGGCCTGGCACTCGACCAGGTGCGCGCGAGCGGCAAGCACGGCCGCGTGCTCCCGGAGGACCTGGAGGCCGCCGCGACGACGGCGCTCGCGGCAGCGCCCCTCGCGCTCGCTGGGCCCGCCTCGCCTGCAAGCTCGGCCCTCGCCCCACCCGAGGTGCGACCGCTCTCACCGATGCGACGGACGATCGCGCGCAGGCTCGTCGAATCGAAGAGCACCGTCCCGCACTTCTACCTCACCATCGACGTGGACGCGGCGCCCCTGTCGGCGCTCCGCGAGTCGGTCAACGCCCGCCTGGCCGAGGCCGCGGCCGGCAAGGAGGGCGCGGCCACGAAACTCAGCGTCAACGACCTCCTGATCAAGGCGGTCGCGCTCGCGCTCGCGCGTGTGCCGGAGTGCAACGCCCAGTTCTCCGACGAGGGCCTGCTCGTGCACTCGCGCGTCGACATTTCGGTGGCGGTCGCCGTGCCCGACGGCCTCGTCACGCCGGTGGTGCGCGACGCGGACAAGAAGAGCGTCGCGGCCATCGCGGCCGAGGTGCGCGAGCTCGCGCGACGCGCGCGCGCGAGGAAGCTCCGCCCCGAGGAGATGTCGAACGGCACCTTCTCGATCTCGAACCTTGGGATGTTCGGGATCGACACGTTCTCCGCCGTCATCAACCCACCGGAAGGCGCGATCCTCGCGGTGGGTCGCGTGCGCGACGAGCCCGTCGTCGTCGACGGGGCGGTGGTCCCGGGCAAGCGCCTCGGCATGACGCTCTCCTGCGATCATCGCGTGATCGACGGCGCGGTGGGGGCGGCGTTCCTCGCGGAGCTGCGCGCGCTCCTCGAGGCGCCGATGCTCGTGCTCGCGGGATGA
- a CDS encoding pyruvate dehydrogenase complex E1 component subunit beta, whose protein sequence is MRTLRYREALREAMIEEMERDERVFLMGEEVGHYQGAYKVSEGMLERFGAKRVIDTPIAECGFAGIGVGAAMVGLRPIIEFMTWNFSAVAFDQILNGAAKIRQMSGGQFSCPIVFRGPNGSARQVGSQHSHSMEHFYATVPGLKVVAPATPADAKGLMKAAIRDDDPVLFMESETLYSVKGEVPDDLDALELGKALVVRPGTHCTVVSYSRMTHVALEAAAALAADGIDVEVVDLRSLRPLDEETVVRSVKKTHRCVVVHEGWPYGGVGAEVADRVQRLAFDSLDAPILRVAQLDVPMPYNAKLEQEVLPQPERVVATVKRVVTRGRG, encoded by the coding sequence ATGCGAACCTTGCGTTACCGAGAGGCGCTCCGCGAAGCCATGATCGAGGAGATGGAGCGCGACGAGCGCGTGTTTCTGATGGGCGAAGAGGTCGGCCACTACCAGGGCGCCTACAAGGTGTCCGAGGGCATGCTCGAGCGCTTCGGAGCCAAGCGCGTCATCGACACCCCGATCGCCGAGTGCGGCTTCGCGGGCATCGGCGTCGGCGCAGCGATGGTGGGCCTCCGCCCGATCATCGAGTTCATGACGTGGAACTTCTCGGCGGTCGCCTTCGACCAAATCCTGAACGGTGCCGCGAAGATTCGACAGATGTCGGGAGGGCAGTTCAGCTGCCCCATCGTCTTCCGCGGCCCCAACGGGAGCGCCCGCCAGGTGGGGAGCCAGCACTCGCACTCGATGGAGCACTTCTACGCGACCGTGCCCGGGTTGAAGGTCGTGGCCCCCGCCACACCGGCCGACGCGAAGGGCCTCATGAAGGCGGCGATCCGAGACGACGATCCCGTGCTCTTCATGGAGTCCGAGACCCTCTACTCGGTGAAGGGCGAGGTGCCCGACGACCTCGACGCCCTCGAGCTCGGCAAGGCGCTCGTCGTCCGTCCCGGGACGCACTGCACCGTGGTCAGCTACTCGCGCATGACCCACGTCGCGCTCGAGGCCGCTGCGGCGCTGGCTGCCGACGGGATCGACGTCGAGGTCGTCGACCTTCGCTCCCTCCGCCCGCTCGACGAAGAGACCGTCGTGCGCTCGGTCAAGAAGACCCACCGGTGCGTCGTCGTGCACGAGGGCTGGCCGTACGGCGGCGTCGGCGCGGAGGTCGCCGACCGCGTGCAGCGCCTCGCGTTCGACTCCCTCGACGCGCCGATCCTGAGGGTCGCGCAGCTCGACGTGCCGATGCCGTACAACGCGAAGCTCGAGCAAGAGGTGCTGCCGCAGCCCGAGCGGGTCGTGGCCACCGTGAAGCGCGTCGTCACGCGCGGGAGAGGCTGA
- the pdhA gene encoding pyruvate dehydrogenase (acetyl-transferring) E1 component subunit alpha, with protein sequence MSDSSPPSPPVPAPTPAHLTALYRQMRLIRRLEEEAARAYAQGKIGGFLHLYIGQEAVAVGACAALQPGDYVVTTYRDHGIAIAKGMSARAMMAELFGKSTGCSQGLGGSMHMFDAKNGMLGGHGIVGAHIPLGAGAAFASKYRGDGRVTLCLYGEGAVSIGGFHEGVSLAALWKLPIVFICENNEYSMGTPLSRSMSVEDTSQKALGYGVVRDRFFADDVNLVEHRIRAAVDRARELSQPTIVEVRTYRFRGHSMSDPARYRTATEVEGHKERDPLFRARHELTVALGAQGEAQVDALDAEVEAEVLDAVKFAEDSPEPDPSVLAPTTYTGPFAA encoded by the coding sequence ATGAGCGATTCCTCACCGCCAAGCCCGCCGGTGCCGGCCCCCACGCCGGCGCACCTGACAGCCCTCTATCGCCAGATGCGCCTCATCCGACGCCTGGAGGAGGAGGCCGCCCGCGCCTACGCGCAGGGAAAGATCGGGGGGTTCTTGCACCTCTACATCGGCCAGGAGGCCGTCGCGGTCGGCGCCTGCGCGGCCCTCCAGCCGGGCGACTACGTCGTCACGACGTACCGCGACCACGGCATCGCCATCGCCAAGGGAATGAGCGCGCGGGCCATGATGGCGGAGCTCTTCGGGAAGAGCACCGGCTGCTCGCAGGGGCTCGGCGGCTCGATGCACATGTTCGACGCCAAGAACGGCATGCTGGGCGGCCACGGCATCGTGGGAGCCCACATCCCGCTGGGGGCCGGCGCGGCGTTCGCGTCGAAGTACCGCGGCGACGGTCGCGTGACCCTCTGCCTCTACGGCGAGGGCGCCGTGTCGATCGGGGGCTTCCACGAGGGCGTCTCGCTGGCCGCGCTGTGGAAGCTCCCCATCGTGTTCATTTGCGAGAACAACGAGTACTCGATGGGCACGCCGCTCTCGCGCAGCATGTCCGTCGAGGACACCTCGCAGAAGGCCCTCGGCTACGGGGTCGTGCGCGACCGCTTCTTCGCCGACGACGTGAACCTCGTCGAGCATCGGATCCGCGCCGCGGTCGACCGCGCGCGCGAGCTGTCACAGCCGACGATCGTCGAGGTCCGGACCTACCGGTTCCGGGGCCACAGCATGAGCGATCCGGCGCGCTACCGCACGGCCACGGAGGTGGAGGGGCACAAGGAGCGTGATCCGCTCTTCCGCGCGCGACACGAGCTCACGGTCGCGTTGGGCGCCCAGGGCGAGGCCCAGGTCGACGCGCTCGACGCCGAGGTCGAGGCCGAGGTGCTCGACGCGGTGAAGTTCGCCGAGGACAGCCCAGAGCCAGACCCGAGCGTGCTCGCGCCCACCACGTACACGGGCCCCTTCGCCGCCTGA